A region of Pseudomonas sp. Marseille-Q3773 DNA encodes the following proteins:
- the preA gene encoding NAD-dependent dihydropyrimidine dehydrogenase subunit PreA has product MADLSIEFAGIKAPNPFWLASAPPTDKAYNVVRAFEAGWGGVVWKTLGEDPAAVNVSSRYSAHYGPNRQVQGINNIELITDRSLEINLREITQVKKDWPDRALIVSLMVPCVEESWKFILPLVEATGADGIELNFGCPHGMPERGMGAAVGQVPEYVEMVTRWCKTYSALPVIVKLTPNITDIRQSARAAHRGGADAVSLINTINSITSVDLERMVAHPIVGDQSTHGGYCGSAVKPIALNMVAEIARDAQTRGLPICGIGGIGNWRDAAEFIALGSGAVQVCTAAMLHGFRIVEDMKDGLARWMDQHGHRNLEAFRGQAVAHTTDWKYLDMNYKSVAHIDQQACIGCGRCHIACEDTSHQAIASTLKADGTHAYSVVEEECVGCNLCQITCPVEGCIEMVAQETGKPYLNWTQDPRNPYREAS; this is encoded by the coding sequence ATGGCCGACCTGTCGATCGAATTTGCCGGTATCAAGGCACCCAACCCTTTCTGGCTGGCCTCCGCGCCGCCAACCGACAAGGCCTACAACGTGGTGCGTGCCTTCGAGGCCGGTTGGGGCGGCGTGGTGTGGAAGACCCTCGGCGAGGACCCGGCGGCGGTCAACGTATCGTCGCGCTATTCGGCGCACTATGGCCCGAATCGCCAAGTGCAGGGCATCAACAACATCGAACTGATCACCGACCGTTCGCTCGAGATCAACCTGCGCGAAATCACCCAGGTGAAGAAGGACTGGCCCGACCGCGCGCTGATCGTGTCGCTGATGGTGCCGTGCGTGGAAGAGTCATGGAAGTTCATCCTGCCGCTGGTGGAAGCCACCGGCGCTGATGGCATCGAGCTGAACTTCGGCTGCCCGCACGGCATGCCGGAACGTGGCATGGGCGCGGCGGTGGGCCAGGTGCCGGAGTACGTGGAGATGGTCACCCGCTGGTGCAAGACGTATAGCGCGCTGCCAGTGATCGTCAAGCTCACGCCGAATATCACCGACATCCGCCAGTCAGCCCGCGCCGCGCACCGTGGCGGCGCCGATGCGGTGTCGTTGATCAACACCATCAACTCCATCACCAGTGTCGACCTGGAGCGCATGGTCGCCCACCCCATCGTCGGCGACCAGAGCACCCATGGTGGCTACTGCGGTTCGGCAGTCAAGCCGATCGCCCTGAACATGGTGGCGGAAATCGCCCGCGACGCGCAAACCCGTGGTTTGCCGATCTGCGGCATCGGCGGCATCGGCAACTGGCGCGATGCCGCCGAATTCATCGCCCTGGGCAGTGGTGCCGTGCAGGTGTGCACGGCGGCGATGCTGCATGGCTTCCGTATCGTCGAAGACATGAAGGATGGCCTGGCACGCTGGATGGACCAGCATGGGCATCGCAACCTCGAAGCGTTCCGTGGCCAAGCGGTGGCGCATACCACCGACTGGAAGTACCTGGACATGAACTACAAGTCGGTGGCGCACATCGACCAGCAGGCGTGCATTGGTTGCGGGCGCTGCCACATCGCCTGCGAGGACACCTCGCACCAGGCCATTGCCAGCACGCTGAAGGCGGATGGCACGCATGCTTACAGCGTGGTGGAAGAGGAATGCGTCGGCTGTAACCTGTGCCAGATCACCTGCCCGGTGGAAGGCTGCATCGAAATGGTCGCGCAGGAGACCGGCAAGCCGTACCTGAACTGGACGCAGGACCCGCGCAACCCCTACCGCGAGGCCAGTTGA
- a CDS encoding NCS1 family nucleobase:cation symporter-1: MQQSRSEVVEQGGLFELSEGSDVLDSPRYNHDIAPTKVHQRTWNKWHITALWVGMSICVPTYTLGGVLTAYFGLSVGEALLAILLANLIVLVPLTLNAFPGTKYGIPFPVLLRSSFGILGSNVPCLIRAVVACGWFGIQTLFGGLAIHLFLGSVFDGWKALGGTGEVIGFMMFWCLNLWVVLRGAESIKWLETLSAPLLVAVGVGLLLWALPHMSMTELLAQPAKRPADASVLGYFCAGLTAMVGFWATLSLNIPDFSRYARSQKDQILGQIFGLPLTMFLFAALGVVLTAASASLVGETVADPVSLIGKIHSPFWVALAMALIVIATLSTNTAANIVSPTNDFQNIAPRLIGRSRAVWLTGFIGLALMGHELLKKLGWIVSDLSLESVYSNWLLGYSSLLGPIAGIMVVDYFLIRRQQLDLAGLYRDDVYPAWNWAGFAAFALPVALTLMAIGNSGFSWFYDYGWFTGSLLGGGLYYLFAGVLARSPAQVAKPLP; the protein is encoded by the coding sequence ATGCAGCAGAGCAGATCGGAAGTGGTCGAGCAGGGTGGCCTGTTCGAGCTGTCCGAGGGCAGCGACGTCCTCGACAGCCCACGCTACAACCACGACATCGCCCCGACCAAGGTGCACCAGCGCACCTGGAACAAATGGCACATCACCGCCCTGTGGGTGGGCATGTCCATCTGCGTCCCCACCTACACCCTCGGCGGCGTGCTCACCGCCTACTTCGGCCTCAGCGTGGGCGAGGCCTTGCTGGCGATCCTGCTGGCCAACCTGATCGTGCTGGTCCCGCTCACCCTCAACGCCTTTCCCGGCACCAAGTACGGCATCCCGTTCCCGGTGCTGCTGCGCTCGTCGTTCGGCATCCTCGGCTCCAACGTACCGTGCCTGATCCGCGCGGTGGTCGCCTGTGGCTGGTTCGGCATCCAGACCCTGTTCGGTGGCTTGGCGATTCACCTGTTCCTCGGCTCGGTGTTCGACGGCTGGAAGGCCTTGGGCGGTACCGGCGAGGTGATCGGCTTCATGATGTTCTGGTGCCTGAACCTGTGGGTGGTGCTGCGCGGTGCCGAGTCGATCAAGTGGCTGGAAACGCTGTCGGCACCGCTGCTGGTGGCGGTGGGCGTCGGCCTGCTGTTGTGGGCCCTGCCACACATGTCGATGACCGAGTTGCTGGCCCAGCCGGCCAAGCGCCCGGCCGACGCGAGCGTGCTCGGCTACTTCTGCGCCGGGCTCACCGCCATGGTCGGCTTCTGGGCCACGCTGTCGCTGAACATCCCCGACTTCAGCCGTTACGCCCGCAGCCAGAAGGACCAGATTCTCGGGCAGATCTTCGGCCTGCCGCTGACCATGTTCCTGTTCGCCGCCCTGGGCGTGGTGCTGACCGCCGCCTCGGCATCCCTGGTAGGCGAGACCGTGGCCGACCCGGTCAGCCTGATCGGCAAGATCCACAGCCCGTTCTGGGTGGCCCTGGCCATGGCCTTGATCGTCATCGCCACATTGTCGACCAACACCGCGGCGAACATCGTGTCGCCGACCAACGACTTCCAGAACATCGCCCCGCGCCTGATCGGGCGCAGCCGCGCGGTGTGGCTGACGGGCTTCATCGGCCTGGCGCTGATGGGCCATGAGTTGCTCAAGAAGCTGGGCTGGATCGTCTCCGACCTGAGCCTGGAGAGCGTGTACTCCAACTGGTTGCTGGGCTATTCCAGCCTGCTTGGGCCGATCGCCGGGATCATGGTGGTGGACTACTTCCTGATCCGCCGACAACAGCTGGACCTGGCCGGGTTGTACCGCGACGACGTGTATCCGGCGTGGAACTGGGCCGGTTTTGCCGCCTTTGCGTTGCCGGTTGCGTTGACGCTGATGGCCATCGGCAACAGCGGCTTCAGCTGGTTCTACGACTATGGCTGGTTCACCGGCTCGCTGCTGGGAGGGGGGCTGTACTACCTGTTCGCCGGGGTGCTGGCGCGCAGCCCGGCGCAGGTGGCCAAGCCTTTGCCTTGA
- a CDS encoding NAD(P)-dependent oxidoreductase, with translation MIDALNHLPRPRAGADQLAERFSDLAPPLTARQAAVESARCLYCYDAPCVNACPSEIDIPSFIHRISDDNLQGAAERILSANILGGSCARVCPTEILCQQACVRNNAEECAPVLIGQLQRYALDNAHFTAHPFQRSPATGKRIAVVGAGPAGLACAHRLAMHGHDVVVFEACAKAGGLNEYGIARYKLVDDFAQREVEFLLGIGGIEIRHGQRLGGNLSLGELRDQYDAVFLGLGLNAVRELGLAAEQAPGLLAATEYIRELRQADDLSQLPLADRCLVIGAGNTAIDMAVQMSRLGARDVNLVYRRGHADMGATGHEQDIAKANQVRLHTWARPDAVLLDDSGKLRGMRFARTELADGRLRDTGETFELAADAIFKAIGQRFDDSSLGDPLAAQLARDGERIRVDANMQTSLPGIYAGGDCTALGQDLTVQAVQHGKLAAEAIHARLMLNVEAA, from the coding sequence GTGATCGACGCCCTGAACCACTTGCCGCGCCCCCGGGCCGGCGCCGACCAGTTGGCCGAGCGCTTCAGCGACCTGGCCCCACCCCTCACTGCTCGCCAGGCCGCGGTCGAAAGTGCGCGTTGCCTGTACTGTTACGACGCCCCCTGCGTCAACGCCTGCCCCAGCGAAATCGACATCCCGTCGTTCATCCACCGCATCAGCGACGACAACCTGCAAGGCGCCGCCGAACGCATCCTTTCGGCCAACATCCTCGGCGGCAGCTGCGCCCGCGTCTGCCCCACCGAAATCCTCTGCCAGCAAGCCTGCGTGCGCAACAATGCCGAGGAATGCGCACCGGTGCTGATCGGCCAGCTGCAGCGCTATGCCCTGGACAATGCGCATTTCACTGCGCACCCGTTCCAGCGCTCGCCGGCCACCGGCAAGCGCATCGCCGTGGTCGGTGCCGGCCCGGCCGGGCTGGCCTGCGCCCATCGCCTGGCCATGCACGGGCATGACGTGGTGGTGTTCGAAGCCTGCGCCAAGGCCGGTGGCCTGAACGAGTACGGTATCGCCCGCTACAAGCTGGTGGATGACTTCGCCCAGCGTGAAGTGGAGTTTTTGCTGGGCATCGGCGGCATCGAGATACGGCATGGCCAGCGCCTGGGTGGCAACCTCAGCCTGGGCGAGCTGCGCGACCAGTATGACGCGGTGTTCCTCGGCCTCGGCCTGAATGCCGTGCGCGAGCTGGGCCTGGCCGCGGAACAAGCCCCCGGCCTGCTCGCCGCCACCGAATACATCCGCGAACTGCGCCAGGCCGATGACCTGAGCCAACTGCCACTAGCCGACCGCTGCCTGGTGATCGGTGCCGGCAACACCGCGATCGACATGGCGGTACAGATGAGCCGCCTGGGCGCCCGCGACGTCAACCTGGTGTACCGTCGCGGCCACGCCGACATGGGCGCCACCGGCCATGAACAGGACATTGCCAAGGCCAACCAGGTACGCCTGCACACCTGGGCCCGCCCCGATGCCGTGCTGCTCGACGACAGCGGCAAGCTGCGCGGCATGCGCTTTGCCCGCACCGAGCTGGCTGACGGTCGCCTGCGCGACACCGGCGAAACCTTCGAGCTGGCCGCCGACGCCATCTTCAAGGCCATCGGCCAGCGCTTCGACGACAGCAGCCTCGGCGACCCGCTGGCAGCACAACTGGCCCGCGACGGCGAGCGCATTCGGGTCGATGCAAACATGCAGACCAGCCTGCCGGGCATCTACGCCGGTGGCGACTGCACCGCCCTGGGCCAGGACCTGACCGTCCAGGCCGTGCAACATGGCAAGCTGGCCGCCGAAGCCATCCATGCCCGACTCATGCTCAATGTGGAGGCAGCGTAA
- a CDS encoding AAA family ATPase, which produces MYLVRIALRDVRSIKSLDLDFHASAGGTRRWTLLLGENGCGKSSVLRAIALLLAGSDALPELLGDPDAWIRNGAKKCRIEGTLVTAKGETREIALEINRGDGIRKIFANNHALLEALDAAIAKADRNYFVLAYGVSRRPPVVSMRSTFPDERSRVPRAQGMATMFSPDASLVSLEQWVMDLDYRKGLPSMMGAVNEALDKLLPGMQFSRIDRATRQIIFNTVDGEIPLNQLSDGYQNMAAWCGDLLYRITETFPDRKNPLSTRGVLLIDEIDLHLHPVWRRHLVEFLSSTLPNFQFIATTHSALTAQQSGEGELYVIRREGAEATPTLVPFIGEPRKMMLHQLLMSPMFGLDSLESVEIEKARNAVRALCLKDSLNKQEAAQLKALQTVLNEAPEWDVMPHYAKEQAELIRSLKSSLLKNKRKTRVSPDKLTAITKNLESEP; this is translated from the coding sequence ATGTATCTGGTGCGAATCGCGTTGCGCGATGTCCGTTCGATCAAGTCCCTGGACCTGGACTTCCATGCCAGTGCCGGCGGAACGCGTCGCTGGACCTTGCTCCTCGGAGAAAACGGCTGCGGCAAAAGCTCGGTGCTGCGAGCGATTGCATTGCTTCTCGCAGGCAGCGATGCCCTTCCTGAACTGCTCGGCGACCCTGATGCGTGGATCAGGAATGGCGCGAAGAAATGCCGTATTGAAGGAACGCTGGTTACCGCCAAGGGCGAAACCCGAGAGATTGCGCTGGAAATCAACCGTGGTGACGGAATCCGCAAGATCTTCGCCAACAACCATGCCTTACTGGAAGCGCTGGATGCCGCGATTGCCAAAGCCGATCGTAACTACTTTGTGCTGGCATACGGTGTTTCCCGTCGGCCACCGGTGGTCAGCATGCGCTCCACGTTCCCCGATGAGCGCTCACGCGTACCAAGGGCGCAAGGTATGGCGACGATGTTTTCGCCAGACGCGAGCCTGGTGTCACTTGAACAGTGGGTGATGGACCTCGATTACCGGAAAGGCCTGCCGTCGATGATGGGCGCGGTCAACGAAGCGCTGGACAAGCTCCTGCCCGGCATGCAGTTCTCGCGAATCGACCGGGCCACGCGGCAGATCATTTTCAACACGGTAGATGGCGAAATACCACTCAACCAGCTTTCCGATGGTTACCAGAACATGGCCGCCTGGTGTGGCGACCTGCTGTACCGGATCACCGAAACCTTTCCCGACCGCAAGAACCCCCTCAGCACACGCGGGGTGCTGCTGATCGACGAAATCGATCTGCACCTGCATCCGGTGTGGCGGCGTCATCTGGTCGAGTTTCTCTCCAGCACCCTGCCGAACTTCCAGTTCATCGCTACCACGCACTCGGCGCTCACGGCACAGCAGAGCGGCGAAGGTGAACTCTATGTCATCAGACGGGAGGGTGCAGAGGCGACACCTACCCTGGTGCCGTTCATCGGCGAACCGCGCAAGATGATGCTCCATCAACTGCTGATGAGCCCTATGTTCGGCTTGGACTCGCTGGAATCAGTCGAAATCGAAAAGGCTCGCAACGCAGTCAGAGCACTTTGCCTCAAAGACTCGCTCAACAAGCAAGAAGCCGCGCAGTTGAAAGCGCTGCAGACAGTCCTGAACGAAGCCCCAGAGTGGGACGTCATGCCGCACTATGCAAAAGAGCAAGCCGAGTTGATCCGCAGCCTCAAATCTTCATTGCTCAAGAACAAGCGCAAAACCAGGGTATCGCCAGACAAACTCACCGCCATCACCAAAAACCTAGAGAGCGAGCCATGA
- a CDS encoding TetR/AcrR family transcriptional regulator: MANHKIEIRRRNIGKILQAAEKVFAEKGYGATSMGDIAEQAELPRSNLHYYFSTKDDLFRAVLQDLLEVWKQDALCFENFDDPRVVLTSYIRAKMGHSRSRPLGSKIWAEEMLHGAPVLGADLAESLVPWARLKEAKIRRWVEEGRILAVEPSALLYMIWASTQHYADFGYQVELLNGGEALSDMAFENAVQTVTCVILRGIGLEP; the protein is encoded by the coding sequence ATGGCCAACCACAAGATCGAAATCCGCCGGCGCAATATCGGCAAGATCCTGCAGGCGGCGGAAAAGGTATTCGCCGAAAAGGGCTATGGCGCCACCTCCATGGGCGATATCGCCGAGCAGGCCGAGTTGCCGCGTTCCAACCTGCATTATTACTTCAGCACCAAGGACGACCTGTTCCGCGCGGTGTTGCAGGATCTGCTGGAGGTGTGGAAACAGGACGCGCTGTGCTTCGAGAATTTCGACGACCCGCGTGTGGTACTGACCAGCTATATCCGCGCCAAAATGGGCCATTCGCGCTCACGGCCGCTGGGTTCGAAAATCTGGGCCGAGGAGATGCTGCACGGTGCGCCGGTGCTGGGAGCCGACCTGGCGGAAAGCCTGGTGCCTTGGGCCAGGCTCAAGGAGGCCAAGATCCGTCGCTGGGTGGAGGAGGGGCGCATCCTGGCGGTGGAACCTTCGGCGCTGTTGTACATGATCTGGGCGTCGACCCAGCACTATGCCGACTTTGGTTACCAGGTCGAGCTGCTCAATGGTGGCGAGGCGTTGTCGGACATGGCGTTCGAGAATGCGGTGCAGACGGTGACCTGCGTGATTCTGCGGGGGATCGGGCTGGAGCCTTGA
- the hydA gene encoding dihydropyrimidinase — protein sequence MSLLIRGATVVTHEESYPADVLCADGLIRAIGQNLEPPTGCEILDGGGRYLMPGGIDPHTHMQLPFMGTVASEDFFSGTAAGLAGGTTSIIDFVIPNPQQSLLEAYHTWRGWAQKSASDYGFHVAITWWSEQVAEEMGELVARHGVNSFKHFMAYKNAIMAADDTLVASFERCLQLGAVPTVHAENGELVYHLQKKLLAQGLTGPEAHPLSRPSQVEGEAASRAIRIAETLGTPLYLVHVSSREALDEIAYARGKGQPVYGEVLPGHLLLDDSVYRDPDWATAAGYVMSPPFRPREHQEALWRGLQAGNLHTTATDHCCFCAEQKAMGRDDFSRIPNGTAGIEDRMAVLWDAGVNSGRLSMHEFVALTSTNTAKIFNLFPRKGAIRVGADADLVLWDPQGTRTISAKTHHQQVDFNIFEGRTVRGIPSHTISQGKLRWADGDLRAEAGAGRYVERPAYPSVYEVLGRRAEVQRPTPVQR from the coding sequence ATGTCCCTGTTGATCCGTGGCGCCACCGTGGTCACCCACGAAGAAAGCTACCCCGCCGATGTCCTGTGTGCCGATGGCCTGATCCGCGCCATCGGTCAGAACCTCGAACCGCCCACCGGCTGCGAGATCCTCGACGGCGGCGGCCGTTACCTGATGCCCGGCGGTATCGACCCGCACACGCACATGCAATTGCCGTTCATGGGCACCGTGGCCAGCGAGGACTTCTTCAGCGGCACCGCCGCCGGCCTGGCCGGGGGCACCACCTCGATCATCGACTTCGTCATCCCCAACCCGCAGCAATCATTGCTGGAGGCCTACCACACCTGGCGTGGCTGGGCGCAGAAAAGCGCCAGCGACTATGGCTTCCACGTCGCCATCACCTGGTGGAGCGAGCAGGTGGCGGAAGAAATGGGCGAGCTGGTCGCCAGGCATGGAGTGAACAGCTTCAAGCACTTCATGGCCTACAAGAACGCCATCATGGCTGCCGACGATACCCTGGTGGCCAGCTTCGAACGCTGCCTGCAACTCGGTGCGGTGCCCACCGTGCATGCCGAGAACGGCGAACTGGTGTACCACCTGCAGAAAAAGCTGCTGGCCCAGGGCCTGACCGGGCCGGAAGCGCACCCGTTGTCGCGCCCCTCGCAAGTCGAGGGCGAGGCCGCCAGCCGCGCCATCCGCATTGCCGAGACCCTCGGTACGCCGCTGTACCTGGTGCACGTTTCCAGCCGCGAAGCGCTGGATGAAATCGCCTATGCCCGCGGCAAGGGCCAGCCGGTGTACGGCGAGGTGCTGCCCGGCCACCTGCTGCTGGATGACAGCGTCTACCGTGACCCGGACTGGGCCACCGCAGCAGGCTACGTGATGAGCCCGCCGTTCCGCCCGCGTGAACATCAGGAAGCGCTGTGGCGCGGCCTGCAGGCGGGCAACCTGCACACCACCGCTACCGACCACTGCTGCTTCTGCGCCGAGCAGAAAGCCATGGGCCGCGATGACTTCAGCCGGATTCCCAATGGCACGGCCGGCATCGAGGACCGCATGGCAGTGCTGTGGGATGCCGGTGTCAACAGTGGGCGCCTGTCGATGCATGAATTCGTCGCACTGACCTCCACCAACACGGCAAAGATCTTCAACCTGTTCCCGCGCAAGGGCGCCATCCGCGTGGGTGCCGATGCCGACCTGGTGCTGTGGGACCCGCAAGGTACCCGCACCATCTCGGCCAAGACCCACCACCAGCAGGTGGACTTCAACATCTTCGAAGGCCGCACGGTGCGCGGCATTCCCAGCCACACCATCAGCCAGGGCAAGCTGCGCTGGGCCGATGGCGACCTGCGCGCAGAAGCGGGCGCGGGGCGCTATGTGGAACGGCCGGCGTATCCGTCGGTGTACGAGGTGCTCGGGCGCAGGGCCGAAGTGCAGCGGCCGACGCCGGTTCAACGCTGA
- a CDS encoding Zn-dependent hydrolase, translating to MTPVQEILDTSARHIDSARLWQSLMDLARLGATAKGGVCRLALTDLDRQARDLFVQWCEAAGCTVSIDAVGNIFARRPGRNPKLPPVMTGSHIDTQPTGGKFDGCFGVMAGLEVIRTLNDLGVDTEAPLEVVVWTNEEGSRFAPCMMGSGVFAGKFTLEETLAKRDAQGVSVGEALDAIGYAGPRAVQGHPVGAYFEAHIEQGPILEDQARTIGVVLGALGQKWFDLTLRGVEAHAGPTPMHLRKDALVGAAAVVEAVNRTALGHQPHACGTVGCLQAYPGSRNVIPGEVRMTLDFRHLEGEQLDAMISEVRAVIEATCARHGLSHTLVPTADFPALYFDKGCVDAVRASAEALGLPHMDIVSGAGHDAIFLAEMGPAGMIFVPCENGISHNEIENATPEDLAAGCAVLLRAMLAASAAIANGRLAA from the coding sequence GTGACCCCCGTCCAAGAGATCCTCGACACCAGCGCCCGGCATATCGACAGCGCCCGCCTGTGGCAATCGCTGATGGACCTGGCGCGCCTCGGTGCCACTGCCAAGGGCGGTGTCTGCCGCCTGGCCCTGACCGACCTCGACCGCCAGGCCCGCGACCTGTTCGTGCAATGGTGCGAAGCCGCCGGCTGTACGGTGAGCATCGACGCGGTCGGTAATATCTTCGCCCGGCGCCCGGGGCGTAACCCCAAGCTGCCGCCGGTGATGACCGGCAGCCATATCGATACCCAGCCCACCGGCGGCAAGTTCGATGGCTGCTTCGGGGTCATGGCAGGGCTGGAGGTGATTCGCACCCTCAACGACCTGGGCGTGGACACCGAAGCACCACTGGAAGTGGTGGTCTGGACCAACGAGGAAGGCTCGCGCTTTGCCCCGTGCATGATGGGCTCAGGCGTGTTCGCCGGCAAGTTCACCCTGGAGGAAACCCTGGCCAAGCGTGATGCCCAGGGCGTCAGTGTCGGCGAGGCGCTGGACGCCATCGGCTACGCCGGCCCGCGTGCGGTGCAGGGCCACCCGGTGGGGGCCTATTTCGAAGCGCACATCGAGCAAGGGCCAATCCTCGAAGACCAGGCCAGGACCATCGGCGTGGTGCTGGGTGCCCTTGGCCAGAAATGGTTCGACCTGACCCTGCGCGGTGTCGAAGCCCATGCCGGCCCGACCCCCATGCACCTGCGCAAGGACGCTCTGGTCGGCGCCGCCGCCGTGGTCGAAGCGGTCAATCGCACCGCCCTCGGCCACCAGCCGCATGCCTGTGGCACGGTGGGTTGCCTGCAGGCCTACCCCGGCTCGCGCAACGTGATCCCCGGCGAAGTACGCATGACCCTGGACTTCCGCCACCTGGAAGGTGAGCAACTGGATGCGATGATCAGCGAAGTGCGTGCGGTGATCGAGGCGACCTGTGCCAGGCACGGCTTGAGCCACACGCTGGTGCCGACGGCGGACTTCCCGGCGTTGTACTTCGACAAAGGCTGTGTCGATGCCGTGCGTGCGTCGGCCGAGGCGCTGGGCTTGCCGCACATGGATATTGTCAGCGGGGCAGGGCACGACGCGATCTTCCTTGCCGAAATGGGCCCGGCGGGGATGATTTTCGTGCCCTGCGAGAACGGCATCAGCCATAACGAAATCGAGAACGCCACACCCGAGGACCTGGCCGCAGGCTGCGCGGTGTTGCTGCGCGCGATGCTGGCGGCCTCGGCGGCGATTGCCAATGGGCGGCTGGCGGCCTAG
- a CDS encoding VOC family protein, translated as MGIRGTDRQIDNIEFNVSDIARSKAFYGSVFGWAFTDYGPSYTEFSDGRLTGGFTTGEPVRPGGPLVILHADDLEATQQRVEAAGARISRATFAFPGGRRFHFIDPDGYELAVWTAQA; from the coding sequence ATGGGTATTCGCGGTACAGATCGGCAGATCGACAACATCGAGTTCAATGTAAGCGACATTGCACGGAGCAAGGCATTCTATGGCAGCGTGTTCGGCTGGGCCTTCACCGACTACGGGCCAAGCTACACCGAGTTCAGCGATGGGCGCTTGACGGGTGGTTTTACCACCGGCGAGCCGGTGCGCCCCGGTGGGCCATTGGTGATCCTCCATGCCGACGACCTCGAAGCCACGCAGCAACGGGTAGAGGCGGCCGGGGCACGCATCAGCCGGGCGACCTTCGCCTTCCCCGGCGGGCGGCGTTTCCACTTCATCGACCCGGACGGCTACGAACTGGCGGTGTGGACGGCGCAAGCCTGA